A window of Psychromonas sp. CNPT3 contains these coding sequences:
- a CDS encoding anthranilate synthase component 1: MNTLHPIGVLKSFHVESRYVPKSLPLFQVLTKNTHNNLLFDSAEISTKAHLKSIMLLDACLKITCQGLQVTFEALTDNGKDLLVFITPQFSIQYIISQSARKLCVIFPKADADIDEEQRLKSASPMDALRCILEKIRVRSQHPQALFLGGIFAYDFIGTFEQLIDVTESTNICPDFVFYVAETLLIQDHQNKTCEILGSVFGGLYSDENERRIQARLCELQTICADFKAQEMPVIPLQGKISTDVSDQKYKKIVTDLKQHIINGDIFQVVPSRSFYLHCPNPMGAYAKLKETNPSPYMFYLKDSEFTLFGASPESALKYTKDSNDVEIYPIAGTRRRGFNPDGSINKDLDSRLELDLRLDKKETAEHLMLVDLARNDVARISIPGTRHVAELLKVDRYSHVMHLVSRVVGKLRTDLDALHAYQASMNMGTLVGAPKIRASDLVRSVEKKRRGSYGGAVGYINGQGDMDTCIVIRSAFVKDDIAQAQAGAGVVFDSDPTLEADETRHKAAAVLSAIAQAHGVTLNDVEV; this comes from the coding sequence ATGAATACATTACACCCCATTGGTGTTTTAAAAAGCTTTCATGTTGAAAGCCGCTACGTACCAAAATCATTACCCCTTTTTCAAGTGTTAACGAAAAACACACATAATAATTTGTTGTTTGATTCTGCAGAAATCTCCACCAAAGCACATTTAAAAAGTATTATGTTACTCGATGCCTGTTTGAAAATAACCTGCCAGGGGTTACAAGTCACTTTTGAAGCCTTAACTGATAATGGCAAAGATTTGCTGGTTTTTATCACCCCTCAGTTTTCAATCCAATACATTATTAGCCAAAGCGCCCGAAAACTTTGCGTTATATTTCCAAAAGCAGATGCGGATATCGATGAAGAACAACGTTTAAAAAGTGCATCTCCTATGGACGCCCTACGCTGTATACTCGAAAAAATAAGAGTGCGTAGCCAACACCCTCAAGCACTTTTTTTGGGTGGTATTTTTGCTTATGATTTTATTGGCACTTTTGAGCAGTTAATCGACGTCACAGAAAGTACCAACATTTGCCCCGATTTTGTTTTTTATGTGGCTGAAACACTCCTTATTCAAGATCATCAAAATAAAACATGTGAAATTTTAGGCTCCGTTTTTGGTGGGCTATACAGTGATGAAAATGAACGGCGCATTCAGGCTCGCCTCTGTGAATTGCAAACTATTTGCGCTGACTTTAAAGCGCAAGAAATGCCGGTTATCCCATTACAAGGGAAAATAAGTACCGATGTCAGCGACCAAAAATACAAAAAAATTGTCACAGATCTTAAACAACACATTATAAATGGTGATATTTTCCAAGTCGTGCCTTCACGCAGTTTTTATCTGCATTGCCCCAATCCCATGGGCGCTTATGCAAAACTAAAAGAAACTAATCCTAGCCCCTATATGTTTTATCTAAAAGACAGTGAGTTCACCCTCTTTGGCGCATCTCCTGAAAGCGCATTAAAATATACAAAAGACAGTAATGATGTCGAAATATATCCTATTGCAGGGACACGCAGGCGAGGCTTTAACCCCGATGGTTCCATCAATAAAGATTTAGATAGCCGTTTAGAATTAGATTTACGCTTAGATAAAAAAGAAACGGCCGAGCATTTAATGCTGGTAGATTTAGCGCGCAATGATGTTGCCCGCATCAGCATACCGGGAACGCGCCATGTCGCAGAGCTGTTAAAAGTCGATCGTTACAGCCATGTGATGCACTTAGTCTCTCGTGTTGTGGGTAAATTGCGCACCGATTTAGATGCCTTACATGCGTATCAAGCGAGCATGAACATGGGCACTTTAGTTGGCGCCCCTAAAATTCGCGCATCGGATCTGGTGCGTAGCGTTGAGAAAAAACGCAGAGGCAGTTATGGAGGCGCAGTAGGCTATATTAATGGTCAAGGGGATATGGATACCTGCATTGTTATTCGCTCGGCGTTTGTTAAGGATGATATTGCACAAGCGCAAGCCGGTGCTGGCGTTGTCTTTGACTCCGACCCTACGCTTGAAGCGGATGAAACCCGCCATAAAGCGGCAGCCGTATTAAGCGCTATTGCACAAGCTCATGGTGTCACCCTTAATGATGTAGAGGTATAA
- the rnm gene encoding RNase RNM, which translates to MLIDLHSHSTASDGQLTPQELVIRAANRQVDILALTDHDTIDGLAPAHKAIADLGLKIKLINGIEITTNWLNHEIHVVGVNIDVQHQALSELILLQKEKREIRALEMGRRLAKANIEGVYEGAKALAGEGAITRAHFARYLVEQGVAPTFVKVFDKYLSRGNIGYVPHNWVDMHLAIEAIHNAGGQAILAHPDQYKLSNKWMRRLFTEFKLAGGDAMEVARGQQSPQMRLQLAMWSKEYGLLASQGSDFHFVGRWRDLGKGLHLPEIAIPVWQDWAVVDALKEKKS; encoded by the coding sequence ATGTTAATTGATTTACATTCGCATAGCACTGCATCAGATGGTCAATTAACGCCACAAGAATTAGTGATCAGAGCTGCTAATCGACAAGTTGATATATTAGCGCTGACCGATCACGATACTATCGATGGTTTAGCGCCCGCACATAAAGCCATTGCTGATTTAGGCTTGAAAATAAAACTTATCAATGGCATAGAAATTACCACCAATTGGTTAAATCATGAAATTCATGTGGTCGGTGTTAATATCGATGTACAACATCAAGCATTATCAGAACTTATTTTATTACAAAAAGAAAAGCGCGAGATCCGCGCTTTAGAAATGGGCAGACGTCTTGCTAAAGCGAATATTGAAGGTGTTTATGAAGGCGCTAAAGCGTTAGCGGGAGAGGGCGCCATTACGCGCGCTCATTTTGCTCGCTATTTAGTAGAGCAAGGCGTAGCGCCTACTTTTGTCAAAGTATTTGATAAGTATTTGAGCCGTGGCAATATTGGTTATGTCCCACATAATTGGGTCGATATGCACCTTGCAATTGAGGCAATACATAATGCGGGTGGACAAGCTATTTTAGCGCATCCGGATCAATATAAATTATCCAATAAATGGATGCGCCGATTATTTACTGAATTTAAACTTGCTGGTGGCGATGCAATGGAAGTCGCACGCGGGCAACAATCACCACAAATGCGTTTACAATTGGCGATGTGGAGTAAAGAATATGGATTACTGGCATCTCAAGGTAGTGATTTTCATTTTGTAGGTCGTTGGAGAGATCTGGGTAAAGGTTTACACTTACCCGAGATCGCAATACCAGTATGGCAAGATTGGGCGGTAGTTGATGCCCTTAAAGAGAAGAAATCATGA
- a CDS encoding L-threonylcarbamoyladenylate synthase yields MSQFLYVHPENPQVRFLKKAVETLKNNGVIIYPTDSGYALGCLMDNKQGLERIRHLRDLDKKHNFTLLCRDLSEISTFARIDNQAYRMLKKNTPGAYTFIFKSTKELPKRLMNPSKRTIGIRIPDNIIALALLELLGEPLMTTSLILPGNDSTEYDPEEIRDQLENQVDLILNGGYLGESPTTVIDFSEDSIAIMREGAGDISPFQ; encoded by the coding sequence ATGAGTCAATTTTTATATGTACACCCTGAAAACCCACAAGTTCGTTTTTTGAAAAAAGCGGTCGAAACATTAAAAAATAATGGCGTGATCATTTACCCGACCGATTCGGGTTATGCACTGGGTTGTTTAATGGATAATAAACAAGGTCTTGAACGTATTCGCCACTTACGCGACCTTGATAAAAAACATAATTTCACTTTATTGTGTCGGGACCTGTCTGAAATATCGACATTTGCACGGATTGATAATCAAGCCTATCGTATGTTAAAAAAGAACACCCCCGGCGCATATACCTTTATTTTTAAATCAACGAAAGAGTTACCAAAACGTTTAATGAATCCCAGTAAACGTACCATTGGTATTCGCATTCCGGATAATATTATTGCACTTGCATTATTAGAATTGTTGGGCGAGCCTTTAATGACGACCAGTTTAATTTTACCGGGCAATGATAGTACAGAGTATGATCCCGAAGAAATACGCGACCAATTAGAAAATCAGGTCGATTTAATTTTAAATGGCGGTTATTTAGGCGAGTCGCCAACGACGGTCATTGATTTTTCAGAAGACAGTATTGCTATTATGCGCGAAGGTGCTGGGGATATTAGTCCGTTTCAATAG
- the rluB gene encoding 23S rRNA pseudouridine(2605) synthase RluB, protein MSEKLQKVLARSGLGSRRKMETVIQEGRVSVDGQVVGLGTRVTVEQILRVDGHTVKYITEENTICRILAYNKPEGEVCTRSDEAGRKTVFERLPRLNGARWISIGRLDINTSGLLLFTTDGEFANRMMHPSREVEREYAVRIFGNVDDAMLNRLRMGVKLEDGEAKFLSIKESGKEAGGEGINRWYHVVLTEGRTREVRRLWESQGVQVSRLMRVRYGHLHLDKQLPQGGWIELNLKEVNYFRKLVDLSKETETKVRVDDNKTKNTQARIRRAVKKHTQHRKAGVRRRSTARTRH, encoded by the coding sequence ATGAGTGAAAAGTTACAAAAAGTATTAGCACGATCTGGTCTAGGTTCACGTCGCAAGATGGAAACAGTGATCCAAGAAGGACGCGTTAGTGTAGATGGACAGGTTGTTGGCCTTGGTACGCGTGTTACTGTAGAGCAAATATTGCGTGTTGACGGTCATACGGTTAAATATATTACGGAAGAGAATACAATTTGTCGTATTCTGGCGTACAACAAGCCGGAAGGTGAAGTGTGTACTCGCAGTGATGAAGCGGGCAGAAAAACAGTATTTGAACGTCTACCACGTTTAAATGGTGCGCGCTGGATCTCGATTGGTCGTTTAGATATTAATACATCAGGATTATTGTTATTTACCACTGACGGTGAATTTGCGAATCGAATGATGCACCCAAGCCGTGAAGTTGAGCGTGAATATGCCGTGCGTATCTTTGGAAACGTCGATGATGCGATGCTTAACCGTTTACGTATGGGCGTAAAACTTGAAGATGGTGAGGCTAAATTCCTTTCTATTAAAGAGTCTGGTAAAGAAGCGGGTGGAGAGGGTATTAACCGCTGGTATCATGTGGTATTAACGGAAGGCCGTACACGTGAAGTGCGTCGTTTATGGGAAAGCCAAGGCGTACAGGTAAGTCGTTTAATGCGTGTTCGTTATGGGCACCTGCATTTAGACAAGCAACTTCCACAAGGTGGCTGGATAGAGCTGAACCTAAAAGAAGTCAATTACTTTAGAAAATTAGTCGATTTGTCGAAAGAAACGGAAACTAAAGTACGTGTTGATGACAATAAAACTAAAAATACGCAAGCACGTATCAGACGCGCAGTGAAAAAACACACTCAGCACCGTAAAGCAGGAGTGCGTCGTCGCAGTACGGCAAGAACGCGTCACTAA
- the galU gene encoding UTP--glucose-1-phosphate uridylyltransferase GalU has protein sequence MIKKCLFPAAGYGTRFLPATKSMPKEMMPIVNKPLIEFGVDEALEAGMTGMCIVTGRGKHSLSDHFDINYELEHQISGTPKEDKLQDIRAIMEQASFTYIRQRQMKGLGHAILTGQQLIGDEAFAVVLADDLCVKDGAEQGVLSQMVALYEKHKCSIVAVEEVPENETHKYGVIKGSLIEDNLYRVDDMVEKPEPGTAPSNMAIIGRYILTPDIFEILKNTAPGKGGEIQITDALLEQAQKGRVLAYKFKGKRFDCGSVPGFIEATNYVYENLYRE, from the coding sequence ATGATCAAAAAGTGTTTATTTCCTGCCGCTGGATACGGTACCCGTTTTTTACCTGCCACAAAATCTATGCCCAAAGAAATGATGCCGATTGTTAATAAGCCTTTAATTGAATTTGGCGTTGATGAAGCGCTCGAAGCTGGGATGACAGGCATGTGTATTGTCACTGGTCGTGGTAAGCATTCATTAAGTGATCATTTTGATATTAATTATGAACTTGAACATCAAATTAGTGGCACCCCTAAAGAAGATAAATTACAAGATATCCGCGCGATCATGGAGCAAGCAAGTTTTACTTATATTCGCCAGCGTCAAATGAAAGGTCTCGGCCATGCTATTTTAACCGGACAACAATTGATCGGTGATGAGGCTTTTGCCGTTGTCTTAGCGGATGATCTGTGCGTAAAAGATGGTGCGGAGCAGGGCGTTTTATCGCAAATGGTCGCTTTATATGAGAAACATAAGTGCTCTATTGTGGCGGTAGAAGAAGTGCCTGAAAATGAAACGCATAAATATGGTGTTATCAAAGGGAGTTTAATTGAAGACAACCTTTACCGTGTTGATGATATGGTTGAAAAACCAGAGCCGGGAACGGCGCCAAGTAATATGGCTATCATTGGTCGTTATATTTTAACGCCGGATATATTTGAAATATTAAAAAATACAGCGCCCGGCAAGGGTGGTGAGATTCAAATCACCGATGCACTTTTAGAGCAAGCCCAAAAGGGACGTGTATTAGCTTATAAATTTAAAGGGAAACGTTTTGATTGTGGCAGTGTACCCGGATTTATTGAGGCAACAAATTACGTTTATGAAAATCTTTATCGCGAATAA
- a CDS encoding CidA/LrgA family protein encodes MKTLLLKNIFEFMRGLALIFLFTAIGKAIAAQLPMPFPGSIIALILLFLALSSGIVKLQWIVMSANVFLKYMVILFVPLAVGLINYFDVILENWVVIVFSIVFTTSFILISVGHLFQFLDAKRGR; translated from the coding sequence ATGAAAACGTTATTACTAAAAAACATATTTGAGTTTATGCGCGGACTTGCTTTAATATTTTTATTTACAGCGATAGGAAAAGCTATTGCTGCGCAATTGCCGATGCCATTTCCGGGTAGTATCATCGCCTTGATCTTACTGTTTTTAGCTTTAAGCTCGGGAATAGTAAAACTGCAATGGATAGTGATGAGTGCTAATGTATTTTTGAAATATATGGTTATTTTATTTGTGCCCTTAGCCGTTGGACTCATTAATTATTTTGATGTGATCTTAGAGAATTGGGTGGTGATTGTTTTTTCAATCGTATTTACTACGTCATTTATTCTTATTAGTGTGGGTCATTTATTTCAGTTTTTAGATGCTAAGCGAGGTCGTTAA
- a CDS encoding LrgB family protein has protein sequence MWLYFALPVTIGVFFISKYIYALKPIALLHPFLLTVIFFILIHVLGDLSYGQYSQGTSILTQLLEPAVVALAVPLFSARHLIKEKFKIIMLSCLLAVLIGFIFAFYLLPLLGANAQLAATLAPQSITTPIAVQVSASLKGIVSLTAAIVVFVGLFGATFGLPLLQLAGVKNKQAKGIAIGCASHVLGTAKALEGDQEIGAFSSLALIVCAILTAIFMPILYHLCIV, from the coding sequence ATGTGGCTTTATTTTGCGTTACCCGTAACGATTGGCGTTTTTTTCATCAGTAAATATATTTATGCATTAAAGCCTATTGCGTTGTTACACCCTTTTTTATTGACGGTCATATTTTTTATATTAATACACGTTTTAGGTGATTTATCCTACGGCCAGTATTCTCAAGGCACCAGTATATTAACGCAGTTACTTGAGCCTGCCGTTGTTGCACTTGCAGTGCCTCTTTTTTCGGCGAGGCATTTGATCAAAGAAAAATTTAAAATAATTATGCTGAGTTGTTTATTAGCCGTTTTAATTGGCTTTATTTTCGCTTTCTACCTTCTGCCTTTATTAGGTGCCAATGCGCAGCTGGCGGCAACGCTTGCACCGCAATCGATAACGACGCCTATCGCAGTACAAGTCAGTGCAAGTTTAAAGGGGATTGTGTCATTAACGGCTGCTATCGTTGTCTTTGTGGGATTATTTGGTGCGACGTTTGGTTTGCCTTTACTGCAATTGGCGGGCGTAAAAAACAAGCAGGCAAAGGGGATTGCTATTGGCTGTGCATCACATGTACTGGGCACTGCTAAGGCGTTAGAAGGCGATCAAGAAATTGGTGCATTCTCATCACTTGCTTTGATCGTATGCGCCATATTAACGGCGATATTTATGCCTATTTTATATCACTTATGCATCGTATAG
- the purN gene encoding phosphoribosylglycinamide formyltransferase, translating to MQTKKIIVLISGDGSNLQALIDKLHHPKDAKDASEIVLVISNNADAYGLQRAKDANIKQLVIRSNAQITQADYDALLSIEIEKQQADLILLAGFMRILGAPFVHQYGHKMLNIHPSLLPKYQGINTHQRALDNADKEHGATVHFVTQDLDNGPIVLQAKVPVFDDDNVDELSARVRTQEHLIYPLSAQWFLCGRLNINKGKVELDGRALSPTGYAPD from the coding sequence ATGCAGACCAAAAAAATTATTGTGCTTATTTCTGGTGATGGCAGTAATCTTCAAGCTCTCATTGATAAATTACATCATCCTAAAGACGCTAAAGATGCATCGGAAATCGTATTAGTCATCAGTAATAATGCTGACGCTTATGGACTACAACGCGCAAAAGACGCAAATATTAAGCAGTTGGTTATCCGCAGTAATGCGCAAATAACACAAGCTGACTATGATGCGCTATTGAGTATTGAAATTGAAAAACAGCAAGCTGATCTGATTTTATTGGCTGGGTTTATGCGTATTCTTGGTGCACCTTTTGTGCACCAATATGGGCATAAAATGCTAAATATTCATCCTTCTTTACTGCCTAAATATCAAGGTATTAATACCCATCAACGCGCCCTTGATAATGCAGATAAAGAGCACGGTGCAACGGTTCATTTTGTTACCCAAGATCTGGATAATGGCCCGATTGTATTGCAAGCGAAAGTACCTGTTTTTGATGACGATAATGTAGATGAATTAAGCGCTCGTGTGCGAACACAAGAGCATTTAATTTATCCTCTGAGTGCACAATGGTTTTTATGCGGACGTTTAAATATTAATAAAGGTAAAGTAGAGCTCGATGGTAGAGCACTTTCACCGACAGGTTACGCGCCCGATTAA
- the purM gene encoding phosphoribosylformylglycinamidine cyclo-ligase, with translation MSNEKTSLSYKDAGVDIDAGTALVERIKGVAKRTKRPEVMGGLGGFGALCQIPAGYKEPLLVAGTDGVGTKLRLAIDLKKHDTVGIDLVAMCVNDLIVQGAEPLFFLDYYATGKLDVDVAAAVVTGIGEGCLLANCSLIGGETAEMPGMYANDDYDIAGFCVGIVEKSEVIDGTKVASGDALIALASSGPHSNGYSLIRKILEVSKADTNAPFAGSTLGDTLLTPTKIYVKSTLELIKNCPVHAISHITGGGFWENIPRALPKGSKAVIDGASWQWPEIFTWLQKSGNVTENEMYRTFNCGVGLVIVVPDSEKEKAIKILNEQGEKAWLLGYIADVTDENSQVEIN, from the coding sequence GTGAGCAACGAAAAAACCTCTTTAAGCTATAAAGACGCGGGTGTTGATATTGACGCCGGTACAGCATTAGTTGAACGAATTAAAGGTGTAGCAAAACGAACTAAACGCCCAGAAGTAATGGGAGGTCTCGGAGGGTTTGGCGCATTATGCCAAATTCCAGCAGGCTATAAAGAACCTCTTCTGGTAGCCGGTACGGATGGTGTAGGCACTAAATTACGCTTGGCTATCGATCTTAAAAAACATGATACCGTCGGTATCGATTTAGTCGCCATGTGCGTCAATGATTTAATAGTACAAGGTGCAGAGCCTCTTTTCTTCCTTGATTATTATGCAACGGGAAAGTTAGACGTAGACGTGGCAGCTGCTGTCGTCACTGGCATTGGTGAGGGTTGTTTACTCGCTAATTGTTCTTTAATTGGCGGTGAAACAGCAGAAATGCCCGGTATGTACGCGAATGATGATTACGACATTGCAGGTTTTTGTGTCGGTATTGTTGAAAAATCTGAAGTCATTGATGGCACTAAAGTTGCCAGTGGTGATGCGCTTATCGCATTAGCATCAAGTGGCCCACACTCGAACGGTTATTCCCTTATTCGCAAAATTTTAGAAGTCTCTAAGGCAGATACCAATGCACCTTTTGCAGGTTCAACATTAGGTGATACCTTATTAACACCCACTAAAATTTATGTTAAATCGACACTTGAGTTAATTAAAAATTGCCCTGTACATGCTATTTCACATATCACCGGTGGTGGTTTTTGGGAAAATATTCCACGCGCACTACCTAAAGGCAGTAAAGCCGTGATTGATGGTGCAAGTTGGCAATGGCCTGAAATATTCACTTGGCTACAAAAAAGTGGCAACGTCACTGAAAACGAAATGTATCGCACATTTAACTGTGGTGTTGGACTCGTTATTGTCGTACCTGACAGTGAAAAAGAAAAAGCCATTAAAATATTAAATGAGCAAGGCGAAAAAGCGTGGTTATTAGGTTACATTGCGGATGTAACAGATGAAAATTCACAAGTTGAGATAAACTAA
- a CDS encoding DUF2066 domain-containing protein translates to MKLFSVKQLFLILIVIFCGSATGSQLSNPYQGKIVVRQGQEESTLKILALQQVFVKVSGNKEVNHLPGSKLSLKDINAMLAQFSYYKGKKHTYFIANFDEQKINRVLSSLQQPIWGKTRPTTLIWLIKTDQSGRLLVSDSYLQRRADSTLSETIQQEQLARGIPLQFPLMDLEDNLAISLSDVSGRFYNILARASTRYQVANIVSADLRQINATQWQLSWQLFSTSKNKVLLSSVKKGEKAEVIQQMLDAISDYYARQYAILENTDEKFYQRIYIKGINSLTRLTKMHQLLSDMPSISSYQILSVKHNLVSLKVKIKGGLQSFANAFAIQPHLRPMPAESKPFYFDWH, encoded by the coding sequence ATGAAGTTATTCTCAGTTAAACAATTGTTTTTGATCTTGATAGTGATTTTTTGTGGTTCGGCTACTGGGTCGCAACTTTCAAATCCTTATCAAGGCAAAATAGTTGTACGACAAGGACAAGAGGAATCTACATTAAAAATACTTGCCTTACAGCAAGTGTTTGTGAAAGTGTCAGGTAATAAAGAGGTCAACCATTTACCCGGTAGTAAGCTTTCATTAAAAGACATCAACGCGATGCTTGCGCAGTTCTCCTATTATAAAGGTAAAAAACACACTTATTTTATTGCAAACTTTGATGAGCAAAAAATTAATAGAGTACTGAGTTCCTTGCAACAACCTATTTGGGGTAAAACGCGTCCGACTACCTTGATATGGCTTATAAAAACGGATCAATCAGGGCGCCTGTTAGTGTCCGACAGTTATTTGCAACGACGTGCTGATAGCACGCTGTCAGAAACAATACAGCAAGAGCAACTGGCGCGAGGCATCCCTCTGCAATTTCCTTTAATGGACTTGGAGGATAACCTCGCTATCTCACTGAGCGATGTTTCTGGACGTTTTTATAATATACTTGCTCGTGCATCGACGCGTTATCAAGTGGCAAATATCGTCAGTGCAGACTTGCGTCAAATTAATGCAACTCAATGGCAATTATCTTGGCAACTTTTTAGTACCTCAAAAAATAAAGTATTACTATCGAGTGTGAAAAAGGGCGAAAAAGCAGAGGTTATCCAACAAATGTTGGACGCTATTAGTGACTATTATGCGCGTCAATATGCTATTTTAGAAAATACGGATGAAAAATTTTATCAGCGCATTTATATTAAAGGTATTAATTCGTTAACGAGGTTAACAAAAATGCACCAACTACTCTCTGATATGCCATCTATTTCGTCTTATCAGATATTAAGTGTTAAGCATAATTTAGTGAGTCTTAAAGTTAAAATTAAAGGTGGGCTACAGAGTTTTGCAAATGCCTTTGCGATACAGCCACATTTACGCCCAATGCCAGCAGAAAGTAAACCTTTTTACTTTGATTGGCACTAA
- the hda gene encoding DnaA inactivator Hda produces the protein MPQDELRFQYPLLALKFPDDETFASFYPGKNASLLTQLKNSAVGLGEPVLYMWGDAGSGRSHLLHALCSEVDERGESVSYIPLHHHQGMSLDIFENMESVTLVCIDNIDAIAGNAEWEKALFDFYNRWLDNKENRPTGASLVLSAMHLPKQIGIELKDLVSRFEWGACYHLEPLNDEEKLGALQLRAQLKGMKLPVDVGRFLLNRLSREMDTLLDTLDRLDNASLEAKRKLTIPFVKEVLDL, from the coding sequence ATGCCTCAGGATGAATTACGTTTTCAGTATCCCTTACTGGCATTAAAATTTCCAGATGATGAAACTTTTGCGAGTTTTTATCCGGGAAAAAATGCCAGTTTATTAACGCAATTAAAAAATAGTGCGGTAGGTCTTGGTGAGCCTGTTCTTTATATGTGGGGTGATGCAGGTAGTGGTCGCTCTCATTTATTGCATGCATTGTGTAGTGAGGTTGATGAGCGTGGGGAAAGTGTATCTTATATACCACTGCATCATCATCAAGGTATGAGTTTAGATATTTTTGAAAATATGGAATCAGTGACATTAGTTTGTATTGATAACATAGATGCTATTGCGGGTAATGCGGAGTGGGAAAAAGCCCTTTTTGACTTTTATAATCGCTGGTTAGATAATAAAGAAAATCGTCCAACAGGGGCAAGTTTAGTGCTCAGTGCGATGCATTTACCCAAGCAAATTGGTATTGAGTTAAAAGATCTTGTATCACGTTTTGAATGGGGAGCTTGTTATCACCTTGAGCCTCTTAATGATGAAGAAAAATTAGGTGCGCTGCAGCTTAGAGCACAATTAAAAGGCATGAAATTACCCGTTGATGTAGGCCGTTTTTTACTGAATAGGCTTTCTCGAGAGATGGATACATTACTAGATACTTTAGATCGCTTGGATAATGCGTCACTTGAAGCAAAACGCAAATTAACGATCCCCTTTGTTAAAGAGGTGCTTGATTTGTAA
- a CDS encoding DUF2069 domain-containing protein, translated as MSTQPIAKKTHFYQIIAQIGYFSLLLLVPLWHLYLSPPGFNINPWLITSIWLIPLLFPLRGILRKDPYTFAWCGFIALIYIMHSTIILYSEPSEVLLASIELFFSSLFLWGCIYFAKYRGIELGLSIRKKKKSKH; from the coding sequence ATGAGCACACAACCGATCGCCAAAAAAACACATTTTTATCAGATCATTGCACAAATAGGTTATTTTTCATTACTCTTACTTGTCCCCTTATGGCATCTTTATTTATCGCCACCAGGATTCAATATCAACCCTTGGCTGATTACAAGTATCTGGCTTATCCCCCTGCTATTCCCTTTGCGAGGTATTTTAAGAAAGGATCCTTATACTTTTGCTTGGTGTGGGTTCATCGCACTGATCTACATCATGCACAGTACCATCATACTTTACAGCGAACCCTCAGAAGTACTGCTTGCTAGTATAGAGTTGTTTTTTTCGAGTCTATTTTTATGGGGATGTATCTATTTTGCCAAATATCGAGGTATTGAATTAGGTTTAAGTATTCGCAAAAAAAAGAAAAGCAAGCATTAA
- the arsC gene encoding arsenate reductase (glutaredoxin) (This arsenate reductase requires both glutathione and glutaredoxin to convert arsenate to arsenite, after which the efflux transporter formed by ArsA and ArsB can extrude the arsenite from the cell, providing resistance.) produces the protein MTDITIYHNPQCTKSRATLALISNQQNKVTVIEYLKEAPTKSQLLHIIGLLGYSSAHQLIRYKEDIYKVLALSDSSDEDALLEAMCNNPRLIERPIVLANNQARIGRPPESVLEIL, from the coding sequence ATGACAGATATTACAATCTACCATAATCCGCAATGTACCAAAAGTCGTGCAACACTCGCGCTTATTAGTAACCAACAGAATAAGGTTACTGTCATCGAGTACTTAAAAGAGGCGCCGACGAAATCGCAATTACTGCATATTATAGGTTTACTCGGTTACAGCTCAGCGCACCAATTAATACGCTACAAAGAAGATATATACAAAGTATTGGCATTGAGCGATAGTAGCGATGAAGATGCATTACTTGAGGCTATGTGCAATAACCCTAGGCTGATAGAGCGCCCTATCGTATTGGCAAATAACCAAGCGCGTATCGGTCGCCCACCAGAATCTGTACTGGAAATTCTTTAA